One genomic segment of Tubulanus polymorphus chromosome 4, tnTubPoly1.2, whole genome shotgun sequence includes these proteins:
- the LOC141904414 gene encoding BMP-binding endothelial regulator protein-like, whose translation MDYYILKMIVLISVIYSVTGCKYRNKEYKSGAEWIDEKDPCKQHSCSSGVLTHSKVQCRAGCREQIYKPGQCCPACSSEKENTKGCVLDGITVEDGKSMTKPGEKCTTCKCQSGELTCIRKVCPVLNCPQKYQVHEENECCPICKGKEAVSVSSIHGSCLFRGHLHQENRHFMPDKCTKCSCYKGGMQCYRKSCPDLNCPKQFLVYDKKSCCPKCKRPAGCAYKGKMYKIDQIWKDGSCTDCSCKDGNVTCQEITCGSTPKCSQKSILYRPHGECCPLCVAAHSICSVTNSNKDYLSYASFDGFNYKFGGTCRYTLLQDVADRLINIRVKNEYHPYPTVRTKLVTIIVSSLSIGLHRDLDIRVNRSKIAVPFKHENFTIEVVKNATVVVNMINGFRLTWSKQGDINVYVTANWQNKLGGLCGNFNQVVKDDSKMKFKQEIVSDSEVFAKSWRVGGKCNCDEPFNSRKSSCKTVDQRVRAHQKCAVLKSPAFKKCHKKVPVQPFLRACTDNVCECPSGRNCECAIVKFYVKECAEHNIQLKLPKHSQCDHSTRQKQHDSNSSKNKKNLKKQHKQKRRGKMPLLLRSLGGVVVGDESENAILD comes from the exons ATGGATTATTACATCTTGAAaatgattgtgttgatttcagtaatcTATTCAGTAACGG GCTGTAAATATCGgaataaagaatataaaagTGGAGCTGAATGGATTGACGAAAAAGATCCCTGTAAACAGCACTCGTGTTCG tCCGGTGTTCTAACTCATAGTAAAGTACAATGTCGCGCGGGATGTCGTGAACAGATATATAAACCGGGTCAATGTTGCCCGGCCTGTAGCAGCGAGAAAGAGAACACTAAAGGTTGCGTTCTGGACGGAATTACCGTCGAAGATGGGAAATCAATGACAAAACCCGGTGAAAAGTGCACAACATGTAAATGCCAG TCGGGTGAATTGACGTGTATTCGGAAAGTTTGCCCAGTTTTAAATTGTccacaaaaatatcaagtacACGAAGAAAACGAGTGCTGTCCAATTTGTAAAG GTAAAGAAGCCGTATCGGTCAGTTCTATTCACGGCAGTTGTTTATTTCGCGGTCATCTTCATCAAGAAAATCGACATTTCATGCCGGATAAATGCACGAAATGTTCTTGTTACAAGGGCGGGATGCAGTGTTATCGTAAATCGTGTCCAGATCTGAATTGCCCGAAACAATTCTTGGTCTACGATAAGAAATCGTGTTGTCCGAAATGTAAGCGTCCAGCTGGATGTGCATACAAAGGCAAAATGTACAAG ATTGATCAGATCTGGAAGGATGGATCCTGTACTGATTGTAGTTGTAAAGATGGAAACGTCACCTGCCAAGAAATAACGTGTGGTTCAACTCCTAAATGTTCACAG aaatctaTTCTCTATCGGCCTCATGGAGAATGTTGCCCACTATGTGTCGCGGCTCATAGTATCTGTTCAGTTACTAACTCGAACAAGGATTATTTATCGTACGCTTCATTTGACGGGTTCAATTACAAATTCGGCGGAACTTGTCGCTACACCTTACTTCAAGACGTCGCAGATCGCCTGATAAACATCCGCGTCAAGAATGAGTATCATCCGTATCCGACTGTCAGAACAAAACTCGTTACAATCATCGTATCTTCGTTATCTATCGGGCTTCATCGAGATCTGGATATCAGAGTGAATCGTAGTAAAATCGCTGTTCCGTTCAAACATGAAAACTTTACTATCGAAGTCGTCAAAAACGCGACAGTGGTCGTCAATATGATAAACGGATTCAGATTAACCTGGAGTAAACAAGgcgatatcaatgtttacgTAACTGCGAATTGGCAGAATAAATTAGGCGGTCTTTGCGGTAATTTCAATCAAGTCGTAAAAGACGAtagtaaaatgaaattcaagcaGGAAATTGTCTCGGATTCGGAGGTTTTCGCAAAGTCGTGGCGAGTCGGTGGTAAATGTAACTGCGACGAACCGTTTAATAGTAGAAAGTCGTCGTGTAAAACTGTGGATCAGCGAGTTCGCGCTCATCAGAAATGTGCTGTCTTAAAGAGTCCGGCGTTCAAAAAATGCCACAAGAAAGTCCCCGTCCAACCATTTCTCAG ggcTTGTACTGATAACGTTTGTGAATGTCCTTCGGGTAGAAACTGCGAATGCGCTATCGTGAAGTTTTACGTAAAAGAATGCGCCGAGCACAACATACAACTCAAACTACCTAAACATTCTCAATGT